A stretch of Bacillus pseudomycoides DNA encodes these proteins:
- a CDS encoding glucose-1-phosphate adenylyltransferase: MVQKQTCVAMLLAGGKGSRLSALTKNLAKPAVPFGGKYRIIDFTLSNCANSGIETVGILTQYQPLELHSYIGIGNAWDLDRVNGGVTVLPPYSESSGVKWYTGTASAIYQNLNYLHQYDPEYVLILSGDHIYKMDYSKMLDYHIEKEADVSISVIEVPWEEASRFGIMNTNEEMEIVEFEEKPQFPKSNLASMGIYIFNWAILKEYLEMDARNPESTNDFGKDVLPLLLDEGKKLIAYPFQGYWKDVGTVKSLWEANMDLLRDESLLHLNDRDWRVYSVNPNEPPQFIAEDAKVEESLINEGCVIEGDVKHSVLFQGVTIGEGSLVIDSVVMPGARIGKNVVIEKAIVGSGMVIEDNTVIRSEKNVDEIVLIAEGK, translated from the coding sequence ATGGTTCAAAAGCAGACGTGCGTAGCAATGTTACTAGCAGGAGGAAAGGGTAGTCGTTTAAGTGCTTTAACAAAAAATCTAGCAAAGCCAGCTGTTCCATTTGGCGGTAAGTACCGAATTATTGATTTCACGTTAAGTAATTGTGCAAACTCTGGTATTGAAACGGTTGGAATTTTAACGCAGTATCAGCCACTTGAGCTTCATAGTTACATTGGAATTGGGAATGCTTGGGATTTGGACCGTGTCAATGGCGGCGTGACTGTACTGCCCCCGTACTCGGAATCTTCAGGAGTGAAATGGTATACAGGAACAGCTAGTGCGATTTATCAAAATTTAAACTATTTGCATCAGTACGATCCGGAATATGTTCTGATTTTATCAGGAGATCATATTTATAAAATGGATTACAGCAAAATGTTAGATTACCATATTGAAAAAGAAGCGGATGTTTCAATTTCTGTTATTGAAGTACCTTGGGAAGAAGCAAGTAGATTTGGAATTATGAATACGAATGAAGAGATGGAAATTGTCGAGTTTGAGGAAAAACCACAGTTCCCAAAAAGTAATCTGGCCTCAATGGGGATTTATATTTTTAATTGGGCGATTTTAAAAGAATATTTAGAGATGGATGCAAGAAATCCAGAATCCACGAATGACTTTGGAAAAGATGTCCTTCCTCTTTTACTAGATGAAGGAAAGAAATTAATTGCATATCCGTTCCAAGGATATTGGAAAGATGTTGGAACTGTTAAAAGTTTATGGGAAGCCAATATGGACTTGCTCCGTGATGAATCTTTATTGCACTTAAATGATCGTGATTGGCGCGTTTACTCAGTTAACCCCAATGAGCCACCACAATTTATAGCTGAGGATGCCAAGGTAGAAGAATCGTTAATAAATGAAGGATGCGTTATTGAGGGAGATGTAAAGCATTCTGTTTTATTCCAAGGGGTAACGATAGGGGAAGGAAGCTTAGTTATTGATTCCGTTGTTATGCCAGGGGCTCGAATTGGAAAAAATGTTGTGATTGAAAAGGCGATTGTTGGCTCAGGTATGGTAATTGAGGATAACACGGTGATTCGATCAGAAAAAAATGTAGATGAGATTGTATTAATCGCAGAAGGCAAATAG
- the glgA gene encoding glycogen synthase GlgA, with protein sequence MNILFAVSECVPFIKSGGLADVAGALPKELKKLGVNVRIILPNYSLIPKHLREACTLHKVINVQLGWRNQYCGILKGEQDGITYYLIDNEYYFKRDSLYGHYDDGERFSFFSKAVLECLPHLDFEVDILHSHDWHTAMANFLLREKYGDNPLYQHIKTVYTIHNLQFQGVFSREVMHDLLELGDEYFHSEQLEFYGNVNFMKGGIIASDRITAVSPTYKEEIQYEFFGEKLDGLLRKYNDKLSGIVNGIDTSVYNPKTDSFITEQYDAESLYDKQENKRALQRYFGLPEKEDTPIISMVTRLTKQKGLDLVRTIFHEMMEEDVQCIILGSGDSEYEQFFVWMAYEYPEKVKVYIGFNEELAHQVYAGSDLFLMPSLFEPCGLGQLIALAYGVIPIVRETGGLNDTVQSYNEKMETGNGFSFRNFNAHDMLHTVRRALKYYHNKPVWDQLVKQAMTEDYSWKKSALEYKELYKSLLKHS encoded by the coding sequence GTGAATATTTTATTTGCAGTATCAGAATGCGTACCGTTTATTAAATCAGGAGGTTTAGCAGATGTTGCGGGTGCACTTCCAAAAGAATTAAAAAAATTAGGGGTAAACGTCCGTATTATACTTCCAAACTATAGTCTTATCCCTAAGCATTTACGAGAAGCATGTACGCTTCATAAGGTAATTAATGTTCAGCTTGGCTGGCGAAACCAATATTGCGGGATTTTAAAAGGCGAGCAAGATGGTATTACGTATTATTTAATCGATAATGAATATTATTTTAAAAGAGATTCACTGTATGGACATTATGATGATGGAGAACGTTTTTCTTTTTTTTCTAAAGCGGTGTTAGAGTGTTTGCCGCATTTAGATTTTGAAGTGGATATTCTTCATAGTCATGATTGGCATACAGCGATGGCGAATTTTTTACTACGTGAGAAGTATGGGGACAACCCGTTATATCAACATATTAAAACGGTTTATACGATCCATAATTTACAGTTCCAAGGTGTCTTTTCTCGTGAAGTTATGCATGATTTACTAGAACTTGGTGATGAATATTTTCATAGTGAACAGCTCGAATTTTATGGGAATGTTAACTTCATGAAAGGCGGTATTATCGCTTCGGATCGCATTACAGCAGTTAGCCCGACATATAAAGAAGAGATTCAATACGAATTTTTTGGTGAAAAACTAGATGGTTTGTTGCGTAAATATAATGATAAGCTGAGCGGGATTGTAAATGGTATTGATACGAGCGTATATAATCCGAAAACGGACTCGTTTATTACTGAGCAGTATGATGCTGAGTCGCTATATGATAAGCAAGAAAATAAACGTGCATTGCAGCGTTACTTTGGTTTGCCAGAAAAAGAGGATACACCAATTATTTCAATGGTAACAAGATTAACAAAGCAAAAAGGTCTCGACTTAGTGCGCACTATCTTTCATGAAATGATGGAAGAAGATGTACAATGCATCATTTTAGGATCAGGAGATTCTGAGTATGAGCAATTTTTCGTGTGGATGGCATACGAATATCCTGAAAAAGTAAAAGTGTATATTGGTTTTAATGAAGAGTTAGCACATCAAGTATATGCAGGTAGTGATTTGTTTTTAATGCCGTCATTATTTGAACCGTGTGGACTTGGACAGCTCATTGCACTGGCGTATGGTGTCATTCCAATTGTAAGAGAGACTGGAGGCTTGAATGATACAGTTCAGTCTTATAATGAGAAGATGGAGACTGGAAATGGCTTCAGTTTTAGAAATTTTAATGCTCATGACATGTTACATACAGTTCGTCGTGCGCTGAAGTATTATCATAATAAACCGGTATGGGATCAGCTTGTAAAACAGGCGATGACAGAAGATTATAGCTGGAAAAAGTCGGCTCTTGAATACAAGGAACTATATAAAAGTTTGCTGAAACACTCTTAG
- a CDS encoding sugar phosphate nucleotidyltransferase, translating to MGESMLGIINATGSFPSLKKVTEHRSLAALPFGGRYRLIDFMLSNMVNSHIHSVAIFTSHKNRSLMDHLGSGKQWDLDRKRDGLFLFPPNCQCDQDEFGSFAHFRRHIDYFLRSRQEYVVITNSHLVTAINFQAVLERHIHTKADITEVCHDGVPLQTYVLKKQLLLDLFETYKDMEHYSLFDVVREKRGESLYLGTYEHTGYVAVIDSIESYYKHSLEILQPSIWKQLFTKEAPIFTKVKDEPPTRYMKDANVKNTMIANGSIIAGKVENSVVFRSVKVGKGSVIRNSIIMQKSQVGDNCILDGVILDKDVKIEDGVVLTGTPDNPHVVEKGSVQSQNITSYS from the coding sequence ATGGGAGAATCAATGTTAGGAATTATTAATGCAACAGGGAGCTTTCCTTCTTTAAAGAAAGTAACAGAACACCGTTCACTAGCTGCACTACCATTTGGAGGACGTTATCGTCTCATTGATTTTATGCTTTCAAATATGGTTAATTCCCATATTCATAGTGTAGCGATTTTTACGAGTCATAAAAATCGTTCCTTGATGGATCATCTCGGATCAGGAAAACAATGGGATTTAGATAGAAAACGTGACGGCCTATTTTTATTTCCTCCGAATTGCCAATGTGATCAAGATGAGTTTGGTTCCTTTGCTCATTTTAGAAGACATATCGACTATTTTCTGCGTAGTAGACAAGAGTACGTTGTCATTACAAATAGTCATCTTGTTACAGCAATAAATTTTCAAGCAGTGTTAGAAAGACATATACATACGAAAGCAGATATTACGGAAGTATGCCATGACGGCGTTCCCTTGCAAACTTATGTGCTTAAGAAACAGCTATTATTAGATTTATTTGAAACATATAAAGATATGGAGCATTATAGTTTATTTGATGTTGTTAGAGAAAAGCGAGGAGAATCATTGTACCTTGGAACATATGAACATACGGGATATGTAGCGGTGATCGATTCGATTGAAAGTTATTATAAACATAGTTTAGAAATTTTGCAGCCTTCGATTTGGAAGCAGTTATTTACGAAAGAAGCTCCGATTTTTACAAAAGTAAAAGATGAACCACCAACGCGCTATATGAAAGATGCTAATGTGAAAAATACAATGATTGCAAATGGAAGTATTATTGCAGGGAAAGTTGAGAATAGTGTTGTATTTCGTTCCGTTAAGGTTGGAAAAGGTTCGGTAATTCGAAATAGTATTATTATGCAAAAGAGCCAAGTTGGAGATAACTGTATATTAGACGGTGTTATTCTTGATAAAGATGTTAAGATTGAGGATGGTGTGGTTTTAACAGGAACACCTGATAATCCACATGTTGTGGAAAAAGGAAGTGTTCAAAGTCAAAATATTACTAGTTATTCTTAA
- the glgB gene encoding 1,4-alpha-glucan branching protein GlgB, with product MSVTNCIEESVYEFHTKQCYESYNIFGAHLAVEDEIQGVRFTVWAPHAKALSVVGDFNDWDVEKHRMIQMTEKGIWSLFIPHLEENEIYKYAIETKGGETILKADPYANYAEVRPNTASVIFDIRGYEWNDKNWFRKKKRKSIYKEAMAVYEVHFGSWKKKEDGSLYSYREMAEELIPYVAEHQFTHIEIMPLVEHPYDRSWGYQGTGYYAVTSRFGTPHDFMYFVDECHKYGIGVILDWVPGHFCKDAHGLYLFDGAPTYEYKDLDVQENRVWGTVNFDLGKQEVRNFLISNALFWMKHYHIDGFRVDAVANMLYWEKEGRQQSNEYAVSFLRELNEAVFAEDEEFLMTAEDSTAWPLVTAPTDEGGLGFNYKWNMGWMNDVLKYMECAPEYRKYIHEKMTFSLLYAYSENFILPLSHDEVVHGKKSLLNKMPGDYWEKFAQLRLLYGYFFTHPGKKLLFMGGEFGQFDEWKDLEDLDWNLHDFEMHRYMHDYFKVLIALYKRSKPLWQLDHSQEGFQWIDADNRDQSIFSFIRKGDKEEDILVVVCNFTNIVYENYKVGVPEFQYYNEILNSDDVIYGGSGQVNKKRLKAIGEPYHNQAAHVEITIPPFGVTILRPVKTRKGSKKQDGSKADVRSNVTSRRKG from the coding sequence TTGAGTGTAACAAATTGTATAGAAGAGAGTGTGTATGAATTTCATACAAAGCAATGTTACGAGAGTTATAACATATTTGGCGCACATCTTGCAGTAGAGGATGAAATACAAGGCGTACGATTTACAGTATGGGCTCCTCATGCAAAAGCGCTGAGTGTAGTTGGGGATTTTAATGATTGGGATGTTGAAAAACATCGGATGATACAAATGACAGAAAAAGGTATTTGGTCATTGTTTATACCACATTTGGAGGAAAACGAAATATATAAGTATGCGATTGAAACTAAAGGTGGAGAAACAATTTTAAAAGCAGATCCTTATGCAAATTATGCAGAAGTAAGACCAAATACGGCATCTGTTATTTTCGATATAAGGGGATACGAATGGAACGATAAAAATTGGTTCCGTAAGAAAAAAAGAAAATCAATTTATAAGGAAGCAATGGCAGTTTATGAAGTGCACTTTGGATCATGGAAAAAGAAAGAAGATGGCTCTTTGTACTCGTATCGAGAAATGGCAGAGGAACTCATTCCTTATGTGGCGGAACATCAATTTACTCATATTGAGATTATGCCACTCGTTGAACATCCATATGATCGATCTTGGGGGTATCAGGGAACTGGATATTATGCGGTAACAAGCCGGTTTGGTACACCGCATGATTTCATGTATTTTGTCGATGAATGTCATAAATATGGAATCGGTGTCATTTTAGATTGGGTACCAGGGCATTTTTGTAAGGATGCTCATGGGTTGTATTTGTTTGATGGTGCACCGACCTATGAATATAAAGATTTGGATGTGCAGGAAAATCGTGTTTGGGGAACAGTAAATTTTGATTTAGGAAAACAGGAAGTGCGGAATTTTTTAATTTCAAATGCATTGTTTTGGATGAAACATTACCATATTGACGGCTTTCGCGTTGATGCAGTTGCGAATATGTTGTATTGGGAAAAGGAAGGAAGGCAGCAAAGTAATGAATATGCGGTATCCTTTTTACGTGAGTTAAACGAGGCTGTATTTGCAGAGGACGAAGAATTTCTGATGACTGCAGAAGATTCGACAGCTTGGCCACTTGTGACCGCACCAACGGATGAAGGAGGACTTGGCTTTAATTATAAATGGAACATGGGCTGGATGAATGATGTGTTGAAATATATGGAGTGTGCGCCGGAGTATCGGAAGTATATTCATGAGAAAATGACGTTTTCTTTGCTATATGCTTACTCTGAAAACTTTATATTGCCGCTTTCTCACGATGAAGTCGTTCACGGGAAAAAATCATTGTTAAATAAAATGCCGGGAGATTACTGGGAAAAGTTTGCACAACTCCGTTTATTATACGGATATTTCTTTACGCATCCAGGGAAGAAATTGCTCTTTATGGGCGGAGAATTTGGCCAGTTTGATGAATGGAAAGATCTTGAGGATCTAGATTGGAATTTGCATGATTTTGAAATGCATCGTTATATGCATGATTATTTTAAAGTGCTCATAGCATTGTATAAGCGATCTAAGCCACTTTGGCAGCTGGATCATTCACAGGAAGGGTTTCAGTGGATTGATGCTGATAATAGAGATCAAAGTATCTTTTCGTTTATTCGTAAAGGAGATAAGGAGGAAGATATCCTTGTCGTTGTATGTAATTTTACTAACATTGTGTACGAAAATTATAAAGTGGGCGTACCAGAATTCCAATATTATAACGAGATTTTAAATAGTGATGATGTAATATATGGAGGCTCAGGACAGGTGAATAAAAAACGGCTAAAAGCAATAGGGGAGCCGTATCATAATCAAGCAGCTCATGTAGAAATAACAATTCCACCATTTGGTGTAACTATTTTACGGCCAGTGAAAACGAGAAAGGGGAGTAAAAAACAAGATGGTTCAAAAGCAGACGTGCGTAGCAATGTTACTAGCAGGAGGAAAGGGTAG
- a CDS encoding L-lactate dehydrogenase gives MKKGINRVVLVGTGAVGCSYAYSMINQGVAEEFVLVDVNEAKAEGEAMDLSHAVPFSPAPTKVWSGSYADCKDADLVVITAGLPQKPGETRLDLVEKNTKIFKQIVRGIMDSGFDGIFLIATNPVDILTYVTWKESGLPRERVIGSGTTLDSARFRYMLGDYLDVDPRNVHAYIIGEHGDTELPVWSHATVGVQKLETILANNEQYNQDDLDKIFENVRDAAYHIIERKGATYYGIGMSLLRVTKAILNNENSVLTVSAYLEGQYGEKDAYVGVPAVINREGVREIVELELNGEEKAKFAHSVKVLKETMAPVL, from the coding sequence ATGAAAAAAGGTATCAATCGCGTAGTATTAGTAGGAACAGGAGCTGTAGGTTGTAGTTATGCTTACTCAATGATTAACCAAGGTGTAGCTGAGGAATTCGTACTTGTTGACGTTAATGAAGCAAAAGCAGAAGGGGAAGCAATGGACTTAAGCCATGCGGTACCATTCTCTCCAGCACCAACAAAAGTTTGGAGCGGTAGTTATGCAGATTGTAAAGATGCAGATCTAGTTGTTATCACTGCTGGATTACCACAAAAGCCAGGTGAAACTCGTTTAGACTTAGTTGAGAAAAATACAAAAATCTTTAAACAAATCGTTCGCGGTATTATGGATAGCGGATTTGATGGTATTTTCTTAATCGCAACTAACCCAGTTGACATCTTAACTTATGTAACTTGGAAAGAATCTGGATTACCAAGAGAACGCGTAATCGGTTCTGGTACAACTCTTGATTCTGCTCGTTTCCGTTATATGCTAGGTGACTACTTAGATGTAGATCCACGTAACGTGCATGCATATATCATTGGTGAGCACGGTGATACTGAACTTCCAGTATGGAGCCACGCTACTGTAGGTGTACAAAAGCTAGAAACAATTTTAGCGAATAACGAACAGTATAATCAAGATGACTTAGATAAAATCTTTGAAAATGTACGCGATGCTGCTTACCACATTATCGAGCGTAAAGGTGCAACTTACTACGGTATTGGTATGTCACTACTTCGCGTAACTAAAGCAATCTTAAACAACGAGAACAGTGTACTAACTGTATCTGCATACCTTGAAGGTCAATACGGCGAGAAAGACGCTTATGTAGGTGTTCCAGCTGTTATTAACCGTGAAGGTGTACGTGAAATCGTTGAACTTGAGCTAAATGGAGAGGAAAAAGCGAAATTTGCTCACTCTGTGAAAGTATTAAAAGAAACAATGGCTCCAGTACTATAA